One Carassius auratus strain Wakin chromosome 44, ASM336829v1, whole genome shotgun sequence genomic window carries:
- the LOC113062119 gene encoding dyslexia-associated protein KIAA0319-like protein: MHRLKWPVRFTSLCLGCLCFLCSVSGVSASICTVTGGVLGIHWSSVIGLGWQPLAVDGGGPRCWEACCMQPTCGAVWSLGGRCVLLACARKEGCSIMWLPQPHRKSLGLLQQLNKSMRRKARNAVDIREIRETEHEIEQDLSVKPTAPLTTSSDVAPPHIAGETTNLSTSGSGEQAAEHNSTLDTDTVDHSALNNSNQPPRSTSDTPSVTPPTTPAVKVRELVVSAGHNVEVTLPRSEVELNAFVVPAPPTGANYVFDWRLRTHPKDYSGEMEGKHSKTLKLSKLTVGLYEFEVVVDGDSAHGEGYVNVTVNPEPRVNKPPVAVVSPKYQEISLPTSSTVIDGSQSTDDDKVVSWHWEEVKGPLREEKASGDTAILTLTNLVPGNYTFSLTVTDSDGAQDSTQAMLLVNKATDYRPTANAGPNQVITLPRNYITLYGNQSTDDHENLSYEWSLSPESKGKVVEMQGVRTPILQLSAMQEGDYTFQLTVTDSSGQQDTAQVTVIVQPENNKPPVADAGPDKELTLPVDRTTLDGSKSSDDQKIATYHWTNTKGPEGVKIDNADTAVAVVTGLQEGEYIFTLTVTDERKLENSDTVSVIVREEDDQPPVAKVLSSPPITLPIRTAFLDGSRSSDDKGSISYLWSREDSSPAAGDVLNNSDHQAVLFLGNLVEGKYTFTLTVTDSKGKTSTDRGTVEVRQDVHERDLVELILEVAVAQVSRRQKDMLIRQVGVLLGVLDSDIIVREISAFNEHSTRLVFLVSGGPGRPPLAGHSVAMELRNKFRKQKNEFLIFRARRVDTVICQLNCSSHGECDSFTRRCVCHPFWMENLFSTYFWDADSNCEWSVLYVTIASFMIVVAIATVIWGIVCCCRRRKSKVRRKSRYKMLERDDQETLELQLPRPGRIKPVPAPKSSALMHSDSDLESDDGQAGIPWSDRERGKLLPPQNGSLRNGQCPHKPKKPREELL; the protein is encoded by the exons GGGTTTCGGCCAGCATATGCACAGTAACGGGTGGTGTACTGGGTATTCACTGGAGCAGCGTCATTGGTCTGGGCTGGCAGCCCCTGGCAGTAGATGGCGGAGGGCCTCGGTGCTGGGAAGCCTGCTGTATGCAGCCCACCTGCGGTGCTGTGTGGAGTCTCGGTGGTCGCTGTGTGTTACTGGCCTGTGCTCGAAAAGAGGGCTGCTCCATTATGTGGCTTCCTCAGCCACATAGAAAATCTCTGGGGCTTCTGCAGCAACTGAACAAGAGCATGCGCAGGAAAGCTCGAAATGCTGTGGACATCAGAGAAATCAGGGAAACAGAGCAT GAAATAGAACAGGACCTGTCTGTGAAACCCACAGCGCCACTGACCACATCCAGTGATGTAGCTCCTCCACATATAGCTGGTGAGACCACCAACCTGTCCACCAGTGGCAGCGGCGAACAGGCAGCTGAGCATAATTCAACACTGGATACAGACACAGTGGATCATTCAGCACTGAACAACAGTAATCAGCCACCACGGTCCACGTCTGACACCCCTTCAGTGACTCCACCAACAACACCAGCTG TAAAAGTGCGCGAGCTGGTTGTGTCTGCTGGCCACAATGTGGAGGTCACTTTACCACGCAGTGAGGTGGAGCTCAATGCTTTTGTAGTGCCAGCACCCCCTACAG GGGCTAACTATGTCTTTGACTGGCGTTTGAGGACACATCCAAAAGACTACAGTGGAGAAATGGAGGGTAAACACAGCAAGACGCTCAAGCTCAGTAAG CTGACAGTAGGCCTCTATGAGTTTGAAGTGGTAGTGGATGGCGACAGTGCTCATGGGGAGGGATATGTCAACGTCACTGTCAATCCAG AGCCACGAGTAAATAAGCCACCTGTTGCTGTGGTTTCTCCGAAGTACCAGGAGATCTCCTTGCCTACAAGCTCCACTGTGATTGATGGCAGTC AGAGTACCGATGATGATAAAGTTGTGTCGTGGCATTGGGAGGAGGTGAAGGGGCCGCTCAGAGAGGAAAAGGCCTCGGGTGACACTGCTATTCTCACTCTCACCAATCTGGTTCCTGGTAACTACACCTTCAG TCTTACAGTGACTGACTCGGATGGAGCTCAGGATTCAACCCAAGCCATGTTGTTAGTCAACAAGGCCACGGACTACAGGCCTACAGCTAATGCTGGACCCAACCAAGTGATCACATTGCCACGCAACTATATCACACTGTATGGCAACCAAAGCACTGATGACCATGAGAATCTGTCCTACGAATGGTCACTCAGCCCTGAAAGCAAAGGCAAGGTGGTGGAGATGCAG GGTGTGAGGACGCCCATTCTGCAGCTCTCTGCCATGCAGGAGGGTGACTACACCTTTCAGCTCACCGTCACTGACTCGTCTGGCCAGCAAGACACTGCTCAGGTCACTGTCATTGTCCAGCCAG AAAATAACAAGCCACCTGTAGCGGATGCTGGTCCAGACAAGGAGCTGACGCTTCCTGTTGATCGTACCACGCTGGACGGTAGCAAGAGCAGTGATGACCAAAAAATTGCCACGTACCACTGGACAAACACCAA GGGCCCAGAAGGGGTGAAAATTGATAATGCGGACACTGCAGTTGCCGTGGTGACTGGTCTGCAGgagggcgagtacattttcaCATTGACAGTGACGGATGAAAGGAAGCTGGAGAATTCTGACACCGTCTCTGTCATTGTCAGAGAAG AGGATGATCAGCCACCAGTTGCCAAAGTGCTGTCCAGTCCTCCGATCACTCTTCCCATCCGTACAGCATTTCTGGATGGTTCTCGATCATCAGATGATAAGGGGAGCATCAGCTACCTCTGGAGCCGTGAAGACAGCAGCCCGGCTGCAGGG GATGTCCTGAATAACTCTGACCACCAGGCAGTGCTTTTTCTTGGTAATCTGGTGGAAGGGAAGTACACTTTCACCCTGACTGTAACTGACAGTAAGGGAAAGACCAGTACTGATAGAGGCACTGTAGAGGTTCGACAAG ATGTTCATGAGCGAGACTTGGTGGAGCTGATCCTGGAAGTTGCTGTGGCTCAGGTGTCCCGCAGACAGAAGGATATGCTCATCAGGCAGGTTGGCGTCCTGCTGGGTGTCCTGGACAGTGATATCATTGTGCGAGAGATTAGTGCCTTCAATGAGCATAG CACTCGCTTGGTATTTCTGGTATCTGGAGGTCCTGGACGACCTCCATTGGCCGGCCATAGTGTTGCGATGGAACTGCGCAACAAATTTCGCAAGCAAAAAAATGAATTCCTTATCTTTAGGGCCCGGCGAGTGGACACAGTTA TCTGCCAGCTGAACTGCTCCAGTCACGGGGAATGCGATTCCTTCACCAGACGTTGTGTGTGCCACCCGTTCTGGATGGAGAATTTATTCAGTACTTATTTTTGGGATGCTGACAGCAATTGTG AATGGAGTGTATTATATGTGACGATAGCATCGTTCATGATCGTGGTTGCCATAGCGACTGTGATATGGGGTATCGTGTGCTGTTGTCGAAG ACGGAAAAGCAAAGTGAGACGAAAGAGCCGCTATAAAATGCTGGAGAGGGATGATCAAGAGACTCTGGAATTACAGTTACCAAGACCTG GTCGCATAAAGCCAGTTCCTGCTCCCAAATCTTCTGCACTCATGCACTCTGATTCTGATCTGGAAAGCGATGATGGCCAGGCAGGAATCCCCTGGTCTGATCGAGAGCGTGGAAAACTCCTGCCACCCCAAAACGGATCTCTGCGTAACGGCCAGTGCCCTCATAAACCTAAAAAACCAAGAGAGGAGCTGCTTTAG
- the LOC113062120 gene encoding adenylyl cyclase-associated protein 1-like: protein MAELVGLVQRLEVAVGRLEAMSSSGGGGGPAAASGVVSAYVEAYDKLLSGPVAQYTALSQKIGGDVQKHAELMKQAFSCQRQLLVTASSSQKPSDSVLTSLLAPVSKIIQEVQAFREKNRSSPLFNHLSAVSESVPALGWVAMAPKPGPYVKEMQDAAMFYTNRVLKDYKEKDKMHVEWVNAYVSIWTELQAYIKQHHTTGLSWSKTGPVASGGAPSGGAPAPPPPGPPPPPMDLDKSSSGGSGATSHNALFASINKGADITKGLKHVSDDQKTHKNPTLKAQGGPLPSGPKPFAARPTAAASPARTLPPVLELDGKKWKVENQEGAQGLVISDTELKQVVYTYKCNNSTLQVKGKINSITLDNCKKLGLVFDDVVGIVEVINCKDVKVQVMGKVPTISINKTDGCHVYLSKDSLSCEIISAKSSEMNVLVPNKDGEYTEIPVPEQFKTVWDGSKLVTTATEIAG, encoded by the exons ATGGCAGAGCTGGTGGGTCTAGTGCAGCGTCTGGAGGTGGCTGTGGGCCGTCTGGAGGCCATGTCTAGTTCTGGGGGTGGAGGCGGTCCTGCTGCTGCATCTGGAG TGGTGTCAGCGTATGTTGAAGCCTATGACAAATTGCTTTCTGGCCCTGTGGCTCAGTACACTGCTCTCAGTCAGAAGATAGGGGGTGATGTCCAGAAGCAT GCTGAGTTGATGAAGCAGGCCTTTTCCTGTCAAAGACAGCTTCTGGTCACAGCCTCCAGCTCTCAGAAACCTTCTGAT TCTGTCCTGACCTCTCTGCTGGCCCCCGTGTCTAAAATAATCCAGGAGGTGCAAGCGTTCCGTGAGAAGAACCGCTCCTCACCTCTCTTCAACCACCTCTCTGCTGTCAGCGAGAGCGTTCCCGCCCTCGGCTGGGTTGCCATG GCACCAAAGCCGGGTCCCTATGTGAAGGAGATGCAGGACGCTGCCATGTTTTACACGAATCGTGTACTCAAGGATTACAAGGAAAA AGATAAGATGCACGTGGAGTGGGTCAATGCCTATGTGTCCATTTGGACCGAGCTGCAGGCCTACATCAAGCAGCACCACACCACTGGACTGAGCTGGAGCAAGACT GGTCCGGTTGCCTCTGGAGGTGCCCCGAGTGGAGGAGCACCAGCCCCGCCACCCCCAGGTCCTCCTCCACCCCCCATGGACTTGGACAAATCATCAAGTGGAGGCTCTGGAGCTACCAGTCACAATGCTCTTTTCGCCTCCATCAACAAGGGAGCAGATATCACTAAAG GACTGAAGCATGTGTCTGATGACCAGAAAACCCACAAGAATCCTACACTCAAAGCCCAAGGAGGTCCTTTGCCTTCTGGACCCAAACCCTTCGCTGCTCGGCCCACAGCAGCCGCCAGCCCAGCCCGCACTCTGCCCCCGGTGCTGGAGCTGGACGGCAAGAAATGGAAAGTG GAAAATCAGGAGGGTGCCCAAGGCCTTGTGATCAGTGACACAGAACTAAAGCAGGTGGTTTATACTTATAAGTGCAACAACAGCACTTTACAGGTGAAGGGGAAGATCAACTCCATTACTCTAG aTAACTGTAAGAAATTGGGTCTTGTCTTTGACGATGTTGTGGGTATTGTCGAGGTGATCAACTGCAAAGATGTTAAGGTCCAG GTTATGGGTAAGGTGCCAACCATCTCCATCAACAAGACGGATGGCTGCCATGTGTACCTGAGCAAGGACTCTCTGTCGTGTGAAATCATCAGCGCTAAGAGCTCCGAGATGAACGTGCTGGTGCCAAACAAAGATGGAGAATAT ACTGAGATCCCAGTCCCTGAACAATTCAAAACCGTATGGGACGGTAGCAAGCTGGTCACCACAGCAACCGAAATTGCAGGATAA